From Anopheles funestus chromosome 3RL, idAnoFuneDA-416_04, whole genome shotgun sequence, a single genomic window includes:
- the LOC125767522 gene encoding uncharacterized protein LOC125767522 isoform X2 translates to MYPSYIKDFHSTVVITNTHKSCLQKQPSCPYHRSWRTALEPKVRFTGSPACGTSLNGAKDARPKAFSNRLRICRLMYKPLPHGSCKLDPRHYRNRRLALTKKRAIKLTQTFAARRAIPQYFQKRIKHKLLARKSALPDNCSTKGAPSVCESSVANGEEILDASPLETQEIVLCDSNIPTKEADSNTLETHIDTDSSKAPTVVSPTRPSLDRVDAVKTIKEYYSIQCAIRLLLSMLQERMEEVETMQKTLIPASREQAVDKAAPVIVNDVETNVDRSTENDTKVKEVVVKNEPNRTPERIIKDFDPDKENNVPFASTVESMSPATVALNRVNSTPSKEEAKEDIKPYSFLESSKSDILDPSYTCDIELEPLENRKNLSIVDSLLNKFNLSPPVKATVPSSFSDNSMDAIDGRRSLRDRTKIAARPKYSEIPEESRKMRVSKVFGKLHKTLNIDLDCTNSNSSTEFYGFDEGEVVKLDKPSLPGLLPTPIVRKSQPFAPFLTYGSSIEAEQTKSENETRSDLFREEGLISFGSVPPRLECPQRPNDMVRPRTVAQKRILVQRENDIRYVMIDNESKIFHFLEKRSRNIDATLDFCRMKELQDQQIPFTHSTWRALAWLRTEKGHYYFQTMNIDNRTIRLSGCRGNHKLKSLSKSSLYSSPVIASRGHRYHYVSNCHCPPHPEGLILNISQGDAVNRKKKENEQSEQRMLPYDNSKYLYRGSSTNTGYQSKRSYPGTKPGPLSSKCLQPSLDEDPCLGPLEVFKMPKVELEVFPKINRPLDGYVKPYLKMILPHDDITENWARFAVSTLTAPKEETNEDKTLADENEERSFIFEVPYANDQRRILIRRRLLACPGAPINVDVGRFTKLMDEKLTFRKSIDEALERGERDQIDPDELVCADMLSAITDSVAIALAEDVFVKDDPDIEYVKKKDDFRAYHEQKSIPIKIETTEHGADVKTTSSNPSPQSAVTPNDVTSDADAMAAANGNGSECSKTIDPAKAKLLCIDAINVSPFPTSREMKRLNATIIEGPSEPTQSPSEPCRQQRCDPIYCSKGCLCDVLLSSQSVSVANIHRRQHCGQIDCVFGCTCGFAESSNITHHTKVEHAEDEDGETALSRAEQRYLREKATARLAKEEREFTPTVILTKNTTVLVQNKESECRRLKKKPKKYDDYYNDQSVQYLLNGGSVKDVSGYISKPPPNAKPLPEDERMRHAHVLLNKLPQLADIEPLCMVHDLYRCFCGGKATQGKPFSFTEDHCITIAPKSSGSDVSPSVNTSFEVTPSGRMTKVGSQTSAKTRTKDQEMAESTINGVSALVNVRKRLYSFEKPQGDRSEGKVMKTFQGPSHRRRRDSSEESYKPPYERKVAKKNSKTTTNDTPSGSYDGTIRARRASVAPGHIYARRESTMPRPTQPVAVVNKQLTLAMRRASVASPHLMLQKEYLQRSAKPANASSRRSEASEQNTADNSLYTIIKPTKANGSSKINNLILKRVTSQTAISEPTTAKQTTSMTKTASPIKTQSKKLNPSQDSVRTKQMSVRELRHLMVREFNESIAEEKNAPVANSSNIAVRVVNILLVDSEENIDNEPRLNIISEGTKKLVISGKRRTFVENIEFKNGYPPARTIQYRNRAVYVVQIATEDAVSETKSIKMSNYKTLRQHADSEDYSSSGSSPLNNASSRNHLKQFNIASTKSKPGQSLEGDGTTVEKTDRLLCSLMHHINELLRRENLDISPGKKGILHICRWKQLLSSFALGEIDVLDLKLTNGTEMTVITKNPSERQLIPNVKYQLSANRLTIDKMINFEQPSLLMKMIVCQVDNVKMNNLALVLYGNQNFWHFCGFLKANEKVFRSDSNVLSNPSKLASAKIKMRLKEYYKKMSPEVNKTVGTSVQNKLSTSPATVTSQSNKQTPSTVSLSTQSNIEILRKGHHQVHFPLGLLPGLPNNANGDSCRWMRLKIENDFSHMYLQSWQCCITYGTIKKAIYDSNRFSKPICLETPVPRDQLKTQLLPYVYALPKEGHALFLGPYKTTETKVDVILCQSVRDSLYEREVYERLQGIKPNSNTKRTSGWWVDAITSRVASVDMRGILTKVDAKKTNVPVASTAQRSLLKRNNISMAATSARSNETINMVKSAEKNRLDEVRSHDDSDSDDVVVLESNSNDDGTILSAKDTVMQVSTAINGQPPRKGFSVEHNAVDLLKLVQGTMRQNQQKKREIALSLELQRAATKTAQPSLGVNGLNEQSRKRSSTGEGSSGVDFVLPTKVPRRSAHFMENTSAKNQQQQHFSITSATSIMPNSTIASNAIRRQSVSGPQLLKTASRNSGTISITPLKTPETTVPVKVVQNTVRSSHTSNSQQPPERRMMPSSTIQSNSFRRLSLSDPQLMNIGTTITRNSGTLTITAVKSPETTTIQEKMTQNPARPSHTLNSQGSTQRNVSGRKITLPVKTNESTARAPIPRSRLNSVAVERFNRTPPTMLQVDEHEDDVVLLDDDDDDDEVDNGTAKTSSSTEIVPRLIHTASSVLSGIGAQAPGQKTLLSKEQLRLISRKLDLKKTGQQDGYNYNSAEGVLKISRSLLNTLQRDGILNQSVGNDLSSNGNVTAGSNSRSVSATSAVAANPSTAIAMPRMKVVPRVSTVSANRPSSNSGGTDISITAQSGTSGTNTGINLKYLSEEQKDRKILLQPHTRGVLESKIPGLGLVEAVRFNNQEVIINLKELTIKKQLVSVPNLEAAVTLLNQFIQRNTYAFKPLNLTIKWQFKERIIPLKPEEKLTNIISQCCIITPYGLVNLFKLEQIEMLGHTAPTLLDDVLILKLSVLCLDKKTYDEEKCYEYEDKIYEKALETIKSLEKKRSHLVRQVGNLGQLVKANKRKLRDLKQASTSTEPNHAATGGSQESVIVIDDD, encoded by the exons ATGTACCCTTCATACATTAAAG ACTTTCATTCTACTGTGGTTATCACAAATACGCACAAATCCTGTCTCCAGAAGCAACCGAGTTGCCCATATCACAGAAGCTGGAGGACAGCACTGGAACCGAAAGTGCGTTTCACCGGATCACCGGCTTGCGGTACATCACTAAACGGCGCTAAGGACGCTCGTCCTAAAGCGTTTTCGAATCGGTTGCGTATTTGCCGTTTGATGTATAAGCCACTGCCACACGGTAGTTGCAAATTGGATCCGCGCCATTATCGAAATCGTCGACTGGCGCTGACCAAAAAAAGGGCCATAAAATTAACGCAAACGTTTGCGGCTCGTCGTGCCATACCACAGTACTTTCAGAAGCGCATAAAGCATAAATTGCTTGCAAGGAAAAGTGCTTTGCCGGACAACTGTTCGACCAAAGGTGCTCCATCCGTTTGTGAATCGTCTGTTGCAAACGGAGAGGAAATCTTAGACGCTTCACCTCTTGAAACACAGGAAATAGTACTGTGTGACTCCAACATTCCAACAAAGGAAGCAGATTCGAATACTCTCGAAACACATATCGATACGGATAGCAGTAAAGCTCCTACTGTTGTTTCGCCTACGCGACCATCGCTAGATCGAGTGGACGCAGTCAAGACCATCAAGGAATACTACTCAATACAGTGCGCCATCAGGTTACTTCTTTCAATGTTGCAAGAACGGATGGAGGAGGTAGAAACAATGCAGAAGACACTCATTCCCGCCTCCAGGGAACAAGCGGTAGATAAGGCCGCACCCGTGATTGTCAACGATGTTGAAACCAACGTCGACCGTTCGACcgaaaatgatacaaaagtGAAGGAAGTTGTGGTAAAGAACGAACCCAATAGAACACCTGAACGTATCATTAAGGATTTCGATCCGGACAAAGAAAATAATGTTCCTTTTGCAAGTACGGTGGAGTCAATGTCTCCGGCAACGGTTGCCTTAAACCGCGTTAACAGCACACCGTCGAAAGAGGAAGCCAAAGAGGATATCAAACCGTATAGCTTTCTCGAATCATCCAAGTCAGACATTCTCGACCCATCGTACACCTGCGATATTGAGCTGGAACCACTGGAAAATCGCAAAAATCTCTCCATCGTAGATTCACTGCTGAACAAATTCAATCTTTCGCCTCCAGTAAAGGCTACAGTACCATCCTCCTTTTCCGACAACAGCATGGATGCTATCGATGGGCGCCGTAGCTTGCGAGATCGTACCAAAATTGCCGCCCGACCAAAGTACAGCGAAATTCCGGAGGAATCGCGCAAGATGCGTGTTTCGAAGGTGTTCGGGAAGCTGCACAAAACGCTCAACATTGATCTCGACTGCACAAACTCAAACTCGTCGACAGAGTTCTATGGGTTCGATGAGGGTGAGGTGGTTAAGCTGGATAAGCCGAGCCTTCCCGGGCTGTTGCCTACACCGATTGTTAGGAAATCGCAGCCATTCGCACCATTCCTTACCTACGGCAGCAGTATTGAAGCAGAGCAGACGAAAAGTGAAAACGAGACGCGAAGTGATCTATTCCGTGAAGAAGGTCTTATATCGTTCGGTTCGGTACCACCACGGCTAGAGTGCCCCCAGCGGCCAAACGATATGGTTAGGCCGCGAACAGTTGCACAGAAGCGCATTCTTGTACAACGGGAAAACGATATCCGATATGTGATGATCGATAATGAATCAaaaatcttccattttttggaaaagcgCAGCAGGAACATTGATGCAACGCTCGATTTCTGTCGCATGAAAGAGCTGCAAGATCAGCAGATTCCATTCACCCACAGTACCTGGCGAGCGTTGGCGTGGTTGCGAACGGAAAAAGGACACTACTATTTCCAAACGATGAATATCGACAATCGGACGATAAGGCTGTCCGGGTGCCGAGGCAATCATAAATTGAAATCTCTTTCAAAAAGCTCACTGTACTCTAGTCCGGTAATAGCGTCCCGTGGCCATCGTTACCATTACGTAAGCAACTGTCACTGTCCGCCTCATCCAGAGGGACTAATATTAAATATCTCACAAGGCGATGCCGTCAatcggaagaaaaaagaaaacgaacaaTCTGAGCAGAGAATGCTACCGTATGACAATAGCAAATATCTGTATCGCGGCTCGTCAACCAATACCGGATACCAAAGCAAACGTTCCTATCCGGGCACTAAACCAGGCCCTTTGTCCTCAAAATGTCTGCAACCTTCGCTGGATGAAGATCCATGTCTTGGACCGTTGGAGGTTTTTAAAATGCCAAAGGTGGAGCTTGAGGTATTTCCAAAAATCAATCGCCCGTTAGATGGCTACGTGAAACCGTATCTGAAGATGATTCTCCCCCATGACGACATAACTGAAAACTGGGCACGATTTGCCGTCTCTACCTTAACTGCTCCAAAAGAGGAGACGAATGAGGATAAAACGTTAGCGGATGAAAACGAAGAGCGATCATTCATTTTTGAAGTACCATACGCTAACGATCAGCGCCGGATATTGATAAGACGCCGGCTTCTGGCGTGCCCCGGTGCACCGATAAACGTCGATGTCGGACGCTTCACGAAACTTATGGAcgaaaaactaacttttcggaAATCGATCGACGAAGCTCTAGAGCGAGGTGAACGGGATCAAATTGATCCGGATGAGTTGGTGTGTGCAGATATGCTTAGCGCTATCACGGACTCGGTGGCTATTGCCCTAGCAGAGGATGTGTTCGTGAAGGACGATCCCGATATCGAATACGTGAAAAAGAAAGATGATTTCCGTGCGTATCATGAGCAGAAGAGTATACcgataaaaattgaaacaacgGAGCATGGAGCTGATGTGAAGACCACCAGTAGTAATCCGTCGCCCCAATCAGCTGTCACACCCAACGATGTTACTTCGGATGCAGACGCTATGGCTGCTGCCAATGGTAATGGGTCCGAATGCAGTAAAACGATCGATCCTGCAAAAGCGAAACTACT GTGTATTGACGCAATAAACGTTTCCCCCTTCCCCACTAGCCGAGAAATGAAACGTCTCAACGCAACGATTATCGAAGGACCAAGCGAGCCAACGCAGAGTCCTTCCGAACCTTGCCGGCAACAGCGGTGCGATCCAATATACTGTTCCAAAGGTTGTCTTTGTGATGTGCTGTTAAGTTCGCAGTCCGTATCGGTGGCCAATATTCATCGTAGGCAACATTGTGGACAGATTGACTGCGTATTCGGGTGTACGTGTGGTTTCGCAGAATCATCCAACATAACTCATCACACCAAG GTGGAGCACGCAGAAGATGAAGATGGTGAAACAGCCTTATCCAGAGCGGAACAGAGATACCTTCGGGAGAAAGCTACAGCACGCCTGGCGAAGGAAGAACGTGAATTTACACCGACCGTGATACTGACGAAAAACACAACGGTGCTGGTGCAAAATAAGGAATCCGAATGCCGaaggttgaagaaaaaaccgaaaaaatatGACGATTACTACAACGACCAGAGCGTCCAGTATCTGCTGAACGGTGGCAGTGTGAAGGATGTGTCAGGGTACATCAGTAAACCTCCACCAAACGCAAAACCCTTGCCGGAGGATGAAAGAATGCGACATGCGCACGTCTTACTGAACAAACTTCCGCAGCTGGCCGATATCGAACCGCTATGTATGGTTCATGATCTTTATCGATGCTTTTGTGGTGGTAAGGCCACCCAAGGTAAACCGTTCTCGTTTACTGAAGATCACTGCATTACAATTGCGCCAAAATCATCCGGATCCGATGTGTCCCCGTCGGTGAACACTTCCTTCGAGGTGACACCAAGTGGTCGCATGACAAAAGTTGGTAGTCAAACATCGGCAAAAACTCGTACCAAGGACCAGGAGATGGCAGAATCCACTATAAACGGTGTGTCTGCGTTGGTGAATGTTCGAAAACGATTGTATTCCTTTGAAAAACCTCAAGGCGATCGTAGTGAAGGGAAGGTAATGAAAACTTTCCAAGGACCGAGCCACCGTAGACGGCGTGATAGTTCGGAAGAATCGTATAAACCACCGTACGAGCGTAAAGTGGCAAAGAAGAActccaaaacaacaacgaacgaTACTCCATCGGGTTCATACGATGGCACTATCCGTGCACGGCGTGCTTCGGTCGCGCCAGGCCATATATATGCCCGGCGTGAGTCGACCATGCCGCGACCAACGCAACCAGTTGCTGTTGTAAATAAGCAACTTACCTTAGCCATGAGACGAGCATCGGTAGCATCCCCTCACTTAATGCTGCAGAAGGAGTACTTACAAAGATCAGCAAAACCTGCTAATGCTTCATCTCGTCGAAGCGAAGCGTCCGAACAAAACACTGCGGACAATTCACTATACACCATCATTAAACCAACCAAAGCTAATGGCTCGTCCAAAATCAATAACCTCATCTTGAAACGCGTCACTTCACAAACGGCGATCTCCGAACCGACaactgcaaaacaaaccacGTCGATGACTAAAACTGCGTCGCCCATCAAAACTCAgagcaaaaaattaaacccatCCCAGGATTCTGTTCGTACCAAACAGATGTCAGTACGTGAACTCAGACACCTAATGGTGAGAGAATTCAATGAATCAATTGCAGAGGAAAAGAACGCACCTGTAGCTAACAGTAGCAATATAGCGGTACGTGTTGTAAACATTTTACTGGTCGATAGCGAAGAAAACATTGACAATGAACCTCGGCTAAACATCATTTCCGAAGGTACGAAGAAACTAGTAATCAGTGGCAAACGCAGAACGTTTGTTGAGAACATAGAATTCAAGAATGGTTATCCACCTGCACGGACCATACAATACAGGAATCGTGCAGTTTATGTAGTACAAATAGCAACGGAAGATGCTGTGTCGGAAACGAAATCcataaaaatgtcaaattataaaacactACGGCAGCACGCGGATTCGGAAGACTATAGCAGCAGCGGTAGCAGTCCGCTCAATAACGCTTCATCCCGGAATCATCTCAAACAGTTTAATATTGCATCAACAAAGAGCAAACCGGGTCAATCGCTAGAAGGTGACGGTACTACAGTGGAAAAAACGGACCGTCTCCTGTGTTCGCTGATGCATCATATTAACGAGTTGCTTCGGCGCGAGAACCTCGACATCAGTCCGGGCAAGAAAGGCATCCTGCATATCTGCCGCTGGAAGCAGTTGCTTAGCTCGTTCGCGCTCGGGGAGATTGACGTACTGGACCTAAAGCTTACGAACGGAACCGAAATGACGGTCATCACTAAAAATCCGTCCGAACGCCAGCTGATACCGAATGTGAAGTATCAGCTCAGTGCGAATCGACTTACGATCGATAAAATGATCAACTTCGAGCAACCGTCGCTGCTGATGAAAATGATCGTCTGTCAGGTTGACAATGTGAAAATGAATAATCTTGCACTGGTGCTGTACGGTAATCAAAATTTCTGGCACTTTTGCGGTTTTCTAAAGGCAAACGAAAAGGTCTTCAGGTCCGATTCAAACGTACTGTCGAATCCATCGAAATTAGCTAGTGCAAAGATAAAAATGCGTCTAAAGGAATACTACAAGAAAATGTCCCCGGAGGTGAATAAAACGGTCGGCACCAGCGTCCAAAACAAGCTTTCAACATCACCCGCCACGGTCACATcgcaaagcaacaaacagaCGCCATCCACAGTTTCACTCAGCACGCAATCTAACATTGAAATCTTACGCAAAGGCCATCATCAGGTGCACTTTCCTTTGGGTTTGCTGCCAGGTTTACCGAACAATGCGAATGGCGATAGCTGTCGCTGGATGCGGTTGAAAATCGAAAACGATTTTAGCCACATGTACCTACAGAGTTGGCAATGCTGTATCACGTACGGTACGATAAAGAAGGCTATATATGATTCAAATCGATTTTCCAAACCGATTTGTCTGGAGACACCGGTACCGAGGGATCAGCTTAAGACGCAGTTGCTACCATACGTTTACGCGCTGCCTAAGGAGGGCCATGCGCTTTTCCTCGGCCCGTACAAGACCACGGAGACAAAGGTTGATGTGATTCTTTGCCAGAGTGTGAGGGATAGCTTGTACGAAAGGGAAGTGTACGAGCGGCTGCAGGGTATTAAGCCGAATTCTAACACAAAAAGAACCTCAGGATGGTGGGTGGATGCAATAACTTCACGGGTGGCTTCTGTGGACATGCGGGGCATACTTACAAAAGTGGATGCCAAGAAAACTAATGTCCCGGTTGCGTCAACTGCGCAACGATCTCTGCTCAAACGTAATAACATTTCAATGGCAGCAACCAGTGCCAGGTCTAACGAAACAATTAACATGGTCAAATCGGCCGAGAAAAATAGACTGGATGAAGTCAGAAGTCACGACGACTCGGACAGTGATGATGTGGTTGTGCTGGAATCCAATTCAAATGACGATGGTACAATACTGTCAGCCAAGGACACGGTGATGCAGGTAAGTACCGCTATAAATGGGCAGCCTCCGCGCAAAGGGTTCTCCGTGGAGCATAATGCAGTCGATTTGTTAAAGTTAGTGCAAGGAACAATGAGACAAAACCAGCAGAAAAAACGCGAAATAGCATTAAGCCTAGAGCTACAACGGGCTGCGACAAAAACTGCTCAACCATCATTAGGCGTTAATGGTCTTAACGAACAAAGCAGAAAGCGCAGTTCAACCGGAGAAGGATCGTCTGGAGTGGATTTTGTGTTACCTACCAAAGTTCCTCGTCGTTCCGCTCATTTCATGGAAAACACTTCTGCCaaaaaccaacagcaacagcatttCTCCATAACGAGCGCGACTAGTATAATGCCGAATAGTACAATTGCGAGCAACGCCATTAGGCGACAATCGGTGTCGGGTCCACAGCTATTGAAAACAGCTTCTCGCAATAGTGGTACCATTTCAATCACTCCTTTGAAAACTCCGGAAACAACGGTTCCAGTGAAGGTGGTTCAAAATACAGTTCGATCATCTCACACATCGAACAGCCAGCAGCCGCCGGAGCGGAGAATGATGCCTAGCAGTACAATCCAGAGCAATAGCTTCAGGCGCCTATCGTTATCGGACCCACAGTTAATGAACATCGGCACAACTATAACTCGCAACAGTGGTACTCTCACAATCACTGCGGTAAAGTCTCCTGAAACGACGACAATTCAAGAAAAAATGACTCAAAATCCAGCTCGACCGTCCCATACATTAAACAGCCAGGGATCAACGCAACGGAATGTgagtggaaggaaaattacCCTTCCCGTTAAGACGAATGAATCAACGGCACGAGCACCGATACCCAGATCTAGACTAAACTCCGTCGCTGTTGAACGTTTCAACCGAACACCGCCGACAATGCTTCAGGTAGACGAGCACGAGGACGATGTAGTTTTGctcgatgacgacgatgatgacgatgaggtGGACAATGGTACAGCGAAGACATCTTCGTCAACCGAAATTGTCCCACGTTTGATACATACGGCTTCCAGTGTTTTGAGCGGCATTGGTGCTCAAGCGCCCGGACAGAAGACTTTGCTCAGTAAAGAGCAGTTACGTTTGATATCTCGCAAGTTGGATCTTAAGAAAACGGGTCAGCAGGATGGCTACAATTACAACAGTGCAGAAGGTGTGCTGAAAATTAGCCGCTCTTTGTTAAACACTCTCCAGCGGGATGGGATATTAAACCAATCAGTTGGTAACGACCTGTCTAGCAATGGAAACGTCACGGCCGGTTCGAATTCCAGATCGGTCAGTGCCacttctgctgttgctgctaacCCATCAACCGCCATCGCCATGCCTCGAATGAAAGTTGTACCGCGGGTATCAACTGTTTCGGCTAATAGGCCATCATCCAACAGTGGTGGAACCGATATCAGCATCACAGCACAATCCGGTACTTCGGGCACAAATACTGGTATCAATTTGAAGTACCTGAGCGAAGAGCAAAAGGATCGAAAAATCTTATTGCAACCGCACACAAGGGGTGTACTGGAATCGAAAATTCCCGGACTTGGACTGGTGGAAGCCGTACGGTTCAACAACCAAGAGGTGATCATTAACTTGAAGGAGCTCACGATAAAGAAGCAGCTGGTGAGCGTTCCAAACCTCGAGGCCGCAGTCACGTTACTGAATCA GTTTATCCAGCGTAATACGTATGCATTTAAGCCACTGAACCTAACCATAAAATGGCAGTTCAAGGAGCGAATAATTCCGCTGAAACCAGAGGAAAAATTGACCAACATCATCAGCCAGTGTTGC ATTATCACGCCATATGGATTGGTTAACTTATTCAAGCTGGAGCAGATAGAAATGCTGGGACATACTGCACCAACATTGTTGGATGATGTTTTGATCCTGAAGCTATCCGTGCTGTGCCTGGACAAGAAGACCTACGACGAGGAGAAGTGTTATGAGTACGAGGATAAAATATACGAAAAG GCCTTGGAGACTATAAAATCGTTAGAGAAAAAGCGAAGCCATTTGGTGCGACAGGTTGgtaacttaggccaactggtgAAAGCCAACAAGAGGAAGCTGAGAGATCTTAAGCAGGCTTCTACGTCGACGGAACCAAACCATGCAGCAACGGGAGGCAGTCAGGAATCTGTGATTGTAATTGATGACGATTAA